Part of the Tidjanibacter massiliensis genome is shown below.
TAACCATCTTCCTCTATAAGAAACGCCTGCTGCAATTCCGGCTCTGCGTAGTGGAGACGGTACTCCTCGCCGGAGTGATGCTGTTCGAGATATACTACATCTGGGGAGGTGCGCGGAGCCTCTCGACGCTCGCCGTTTCAGCCTGGAAACTCTCCGCCGCCGCCTTCTTCCCGCCCGTTTCGCTCATCTTCACCTACCTTGCGCTGCGGGGCATCCGGAAAGATATCCTTCTGGTGAAGTCGCTCGACAGGATACGGTAACACCCGTCAGGAGACAAAAAAGGCGGCACCGCAGATTCGCAGCGCCGCCTTTTCCATTTCCGGCCGGCTCAATCCTCCACGGGAGAGAAATCCTCCTTGCCCACACCGCACAGCGGACATACCCAATCTTCGGGAATATCCTCGAAAGCGGTTCCGGGTGCCACGCCGCTGTCGGGGTCCCCCGCTGCCGGGTCGTATATATATCCGCATACGTTACAAATGTACTTTTTCATATCCGTGACTGTTTTAATTAAACGATGTTTCCGGAGCGAAAGATACAAAATTGTTACCAAACTGCACCGGCCGGGCACAAAATATGTTATGTCACTCAAATCGGGAAAAGGGCAATAATATTTTCGGGGAAAAAGAGTTATCTTTGTATAATCGGCCGGAGGGAGATGCCCGCGACCGGCCCCCAGAACCGAAACACACCACCATTTTATGAGAACGGGAGTAGGAACATACATTCTTATCATACTGGTCATTCTGATACTGTTCGGCCTCGTATCCATCGGCGACATACTCAGCGTGGCCTTCTATATCGTTATGGGATTCATCGCACTGGTACTCATCGGCATACTGATATTCCGCTACCGGATGAACCGTCTGCGCAGACAGATGGAGGAGCAGGGAGAGACTTTCCGCACCTACACATGGGGCGGCGGCCGGAACCAAAAGAAAAAGGACGGCGAAATCACCGTACAGCAGACCGAGACATCGTCGAAAAAGGTGGTAAGCAACGAGGTCGGAGACTACGTGGAATACGAGGACATCCGCGAAGAGACATCTGAAAGCCGCAGGGAATAACATCATCGCCGGTATGAATATCTTCAACCTCATAGGACGGTACATGTTGCTCATGGGCAAGGTCTTCTCCCGTCCCGAACGCAGGAGCGTTTACAAACGGCGGGTGCTGGCCGAAATGGAGACGCTGGGGCTCAACTCCATCGGCATCGTAACGCTCGTATCAGTCTTCATGGGGGCCGTGCTCATGCTTCAGATGTGCATCAACTTCGAGTCGCCCTTCATCCCGCGCGAGCTCATGGGCTACGCCACGCGCGAAACGATGATACTCGAATTCAGCTCCACGGTCGTGGCGCTCATCCTGGCCGGCCGCGTCGGTTCGAGCATCGCCTCCGAGATAGGCACGATGCGCATTACCGAACAGATAGACGCCCTCGAAATCATGGGCGTCAATTCGGCGAGCTACCTGATACTCCCGAAAATCATCGCAACGGTCATCTTCTTCCCGCTGCTCGCCATCCTCAGCATCGTCGTCGGTCTCATCGGGGGATACGCCATCACGCTGGTCACGGGAATCATCATCCCGGACACGTACATCACCGGCATCAAAATGGATTTCAGACTCTTCTCCATCGTCTATGCGCTGATAAAGATGATTGTATACGCATTCGTCATCACCTCCATCTCCGGCTTCTACGGCTATTACGCCAAAGGGAACTCGCTCGAAGTGGGGCGTGCCAGCACCAAGGCCGTGGTGGTGAGTTCGGTAGTGATACTGATGATGGACCTTATAATCACCCAAATCTCCTACCTGTGATACGCTGCGAACACATATACAAGTCCTTCGACGGCAAGCCGGTACTGGAAGACATATCGGCGACC
Proteins encoded:
- the rd gene encoding rubredoxin; this translates as MKKYICNVCGYIYDPAAGDPDSGVAPGTAFEDIPEDWVCPLCGVGKEDFSPVED
- a CDS encoding MlaE family ABC transporter permease, which encodes MNIFNLIGRYMLLMGKVFSRPERRSVYKRRVLAEMETLGLNSIGIVTLVSVFMGAVLMLQMCINFESPFIPRELMGYATRETMILEFSSTVVALILAGRVGSSIASEIGTMRITEQIDALEIMGVNSASYLILPKIIATVIFFPLLAILSIVVGLIGGYAITLVTGIIIPDTYITGIKMDFRLFSIVYALIKMIVYAFVITSISGFYGYYAKGNSLEVGRASTKAVVVSSVVILMMDLIITQISYL
- a CDS encoding DUF4293 domain-containing protein, with amino-acid sequence MIQRIQSLYLLLVAVLTGLMLLMPLGTFLGGTEEMYLTAFGFSDAADGTPVLTAYGLAATVIAAALLPFVTIFLYKKRLLQFRLCVVETVLLAGVMLFEIYYIWGGARSLSTLAVSAWKLSAAAFFPPVSLIFTYLALRGIRKDILLVKSLDRIR